In a genomic window of Ralstonia insidiosa:
- a CDS encoding NADH:flavin oxidoreductase/NADH oxidase family protein, producing MKLLTPALFTPLTLPNGAVIANRLAKAAMEENMADADHAPSDALVRLYEAWAKGNVGLMLTGNVMVDHRAMTGPNGVVLEDDAHLDRFRRWAHTARAHGAHVWMQINHPGRQMPAALGQTTLAPSAVAMDLGALSKQFPVPREMTAADIADVQQRFTRAAVLAEQSGFTGVQIHAAHGYLLSQFLSPITNKRQDQWGGPIENRARLLLDIVRSVRGAVSPQFVVAVKLNSADFQRGGFSPDDAKRVVELLNPLGVDLVELSGGSYEAPAMQGQARDGRTLAREAYFLEFARDIVAIAQMPLMVTGGIRRRAVAEQVVDSGIAMVGIATALSIDPNLPRDWQAGKNTAPVLRPITWKNKVLGSLANMAVVKFQLQRLSQGHGTNPRVSPFRALVVQQLANACQTRRYKRWTAQRAVD from the coding sequence ATGAAGCTGCTCACGCCCGCGTTGTTCACCCCCCTAACGTTGCCCAATGGCGCGGTGATTGCCAACCGCCTGGCCAAGGCCGCCATGGAAGAGAACATGGCCGATGCGGACCACGCGCCGTCCGATGCGCTGGTGCGCTTGTATGAAGCCTGGGCGAAAGGCAACGTCGGCTTGATGCTGACGGGCAACGTCATGGTGGACCACCGCGCCATGACCGGGCCCAACGGCGTGGTGTTGGAAGACGATGCCCACCTAGACCGCTTCCGGCGCTGGGCACACACCGCACGCGCACACGGCGCGCATGTCTGGATGCAGATCAACCACCCGGGCCGTCAGATGCCCGCAGCGCTTGGCCAAACCACGCTGGCGCCATCTGCCGTGGCGATGGACCTGGGCGCGCTATCCAAGCAGTTTCCGGTGCCCCGGGAGATGACCGCCGCCGACATTGCCGACGTGCAGCAACGCTTCACGCGCGCAGCGGTACTGGCCGAGCAGAGCGGCTTTACCGGCGTGCAGATTCACGCGGCACACGGCTATCTGCTGAGCCAGTTTCTCTCCCCGATCACGAACAAGCGGCAGGACCAGTGGGGCGGCCCGATCGAGAACCGCGCGCGTTTGCTGCTCGACATCGTGCGTTCGGTGCGCGGCGCGGTGTCGCCGCAGTTTGTGGTGGCGGTCAAGCTGAACTCGGCGGACTTCCAGCGCGGCGGCTTCAGCCCGGACGATGCCAAGCGCGTGGTCGAACTGCTCAACCCGCTGGGTGTGGATCTGGTGGAGTTGTCTGGCGGCAGCTACGAGGCGCCGGCCATGCAAGGGCAAGCCCGCGACGGCCGCACGCTGGCCCGCGAGGCCTACTTTCTGGAGTTCGCACGCGACATCGTTGCCATTGCGCAGATGCCGTTGATGGTCACGGGGGGCATCCGCCGCCGTGCGGTGGCAGAGCAGGTGGTCGACAGCGGTATCGCCATGGTTGGCATTGCGACTGCGCTGTCGATTGATCCGAACCTGCCGCGCGATTGGCAGGCCGGTAAGAACACCGCACCGGTGCTGCGCCCGATTACGTGGAAGAACAAGGTGCTGGGCTCGTTGGCCAACATGGCGGTGGTCAAGTTTCAGCTGCAACGGCTGAGCCAGGGACACGGGACGAACCCGCGTGTCTCGCCGTTCAGGGCGCTGGTGGTGCAGCAGTTGGCCAATGCCTGCCAGACGCGACGCTACAAGCGTTGGACAGCGCAGCGCGCTGTAGATTGA
- the chrA gene encoding chromate efflux transporter, giving the protein MDTNMDASRPAQATNVLGVLAVFLKLGLTSFGGPVAHIGYFRREFVERRRWLDDATFTDLVGLCQFLPGPASSQVGFSIGLLRAGWLGGLAAWCGFTLPSVVLLIAFAMLAPTLGGPLGDGLIHGLKLVAVAVVAQAVWDMARRLCPDLRRAGIALAAIVLLGLTASVYAQLIAIALGAVLGLALCQDTSVTGVTAVPAQHAGFRISRSAGAIALVLFGVLLLGLPALVQAGAGDAVRVFDAFYRSGALVFGGGHVVLPLLQEQTVATGWVTSSDFLAGYGAAQAVPGPLFTFAAFLGWMMSGVPNHLGGALLATAGIFLPGLLLVVAALPYWQALRARKSMAALLAGVNAAVVGVLAAALYSPVWTSAVHVPLDFAIAAVGFCLLTRWKLPPLAVVALCAAAGIAQATLLH; this is encoded by the coding sequence ATGGACACCAACATGGATGCATCACGGCCCGCACAGGCAACCAACGTGCTGGGCGTGCTCGCTGTCTTCCTCAAGCTGGGGCTGACGTCGTTTGGCGGCCCGGTGGCACACATCGGGTACTTCCGCCGCGAGTTTGTCGAGCGGCGGCGCTGGCTTGACGACGCAACGTTCACCGATCTGGTTGGCTTGTGCCAATTCCTGCCGGGGCCGGCCAGCAGCCAGGTCGGCTTTTCGATCGGCTTGCTGCGCGCCGGCTGGCTTGGCGGTCTGGCTGCATGGTGCGGGTTCACGCTGCCATCCGTCGTGCTGCTGATTGCCTTTGCCATGCTGGCGCCAACGCTCGGCGGCCCCTTGGGTGATGGATTGATCCACGGGTTGAAGCTGGTGGCCGTTGCCGTGGTTGCGCAGGCCGTGTGGGACATGGCGCGGCGCTTGTGCCCCGATTTGCGTCGGGCCGGCATCGCACTGGCAGCCATCGTGCTGCTGGGCCTGACGGCCTCTGTCTATGCGCAGCTCATCGCTATTGCGCTCGGCGCGGTGCTGGGCCTTGCGCTGTGCCAAGACACATCCGTGACCGGCGTCACCGCTGTGCCTGCGCAGCACGCGGGGTTTCGCATTTCCCGCAGCGCGGGTGCCATCGCGCTGGTGCTCTTTGGCGTGCTGTTGCTCGGGTTGCCTGCGCTAGTACAAGCCGGCGCTGGCGATGCTGTTCGTGTATTCGACGCGTTCTACCGCTCCGGCGCGCTGGTGTTTGGCGGCGGCCATGTCGTGCTTCCACTGCTGCAGGAGCAGACGGTTGCCACGGGGTGGGTGACGTCCAGCGACTTTCTTGCCGGATACGGCGCCGCGCAGGCGGTACCGGGGCCACTGTTTACGTTCGCCGCGTTTCTCGGCTGGATGATGAGTGGCGTGCCCAATCACCTGGGTGGTGCCTTGCTCGCCACGGCGGGCATCTTCCTGCCTGGTTTGCTGCTGGTTGTTGCCGCGTTGCCGTACTGGCAGGCACTGCGTGCGCGCAAGTCCATGGCGGCGCTGTTGGCAGGGGTGAATGCGGCCGTGGTTGGCGTGCTGGCCGCCGCACTGTACTCGCCGGTTTGGACCAGCGCGGTGCATGTTCCGCTGGATTTTGCGATTGCCGCCGTCGGGTTTTGCCTGCTAACGCGGTGGAAGCTGCCACCGCTTGCCGTGGTGGCCCTCTGCGCAGCCGCTGGCATTGCCCAAGCCACCCTCCTGCACTAG
- a CDS encoding fimbrial protein, whose product MQRVLMQALLALAFLLGSQSAMALRCLTSGGADKFIEPIGSVQTYPVNAPDGYIIWISPTRTTTGYCYKDLRGGLSYEDPVSFYANPGKMDPAAWGLEIGIRYKGVDYFGAGNQPGTGVPTGYVVPICSDADFNAGLCPKIPVSITYQVVIRKRGTWVGVPQDTYAAFQFDGFYGINCCNTSFQYILSGLDNLKPTPCIVDVTVTPEPGIVNFGQVQATPTGFSPTSPTKPFSLALNKTQCTTPVNINGYFETANPVQNNLILPTADSNFGISIQDQRGQQLPIGEPFPLANFGAADTHIDVPLSATLKPLGAPKIGPFTAVVTVQILYD is encoded by the coding sequence ATGCAGCGTGTGTTGATGCAAGCGCTGCTTGCTCTGGCGTTCCTGTTGGGTTCGCAGTCGGCAATGGCCCTGCGCTGCCTTACCTCCGGCGGCGCGGACAAGTTCATCGAACCTATCGGCTCTGTGCAGACCTACCCGGTCAACGCGCCGGACGGCTACATCATCTGGATCTCACCCACCCGCACCACCACCGGCTACTGCTACAAGGACTTGCGCGGCGGTCTCTCCTATGAGGACCCTGTCAGCTTCTATGCGAACCCGGGCAAGATGGACCCGGCAGCGTGGGGGCTGGAAATTGGCATTCGCTACAAGGGGGTCGACTACTTTGGCGCAGGCAATCAGCCTGGCACCGGCGTGCCAACCGGCTATGTCGTACCCATTTGCTCGGACGCGGATTTCAATGCAGGGCTTTGCCCAAAGATCCCCGTGAGCATCACTTATCAGGTCGTCATTCGAAAACGTGGCACCTGGGTTGGCGTTCCGCAAGACACCTACGCTGCGTTTCAGTTTGATGGCTTTTACGGCATCAACTGCTGCAACACCAGTTTCCAGTACATCTTGAGCGGGCTGGACAACCTGAAACCCACACCATGCATTGTTGACGTGACGGTCACACCCGAGCCTGGCATCGTCAACTTCGGGCAGGTGCAGGCCACACCCACCGGGTTCTCACCGACCTCACCCACCAAGCCGTTCAGTCTGGCCCTAAACAAGACGCAGTGCACAACACCGGTCAACATCAACGGCTACTTTGAAACCGCCAACCCGGTGCAGAACAATCTGATCCTGCCCACCGCCGACAGCAACTTCGGCATCAGCATCCAGGATCAGCGCGGGCAACAGTTACCGATCGGTGAACCGTTTCCGCTGGCAAACTTCGGTGCTGCCGATACGCATATCGATGTACCGCTGAGCGCCACGCTCAAACCGCTCGGCGCGCCGAAGATCGGACCGTTTACTGCCGTGGTCACGGTGCAGATTCTCTACGACTGA
- a CDS encoding fimbrial biogenesis chaperone, which produces MKRRFPTHFYRLAGIALTLQLCAAAQAAVVPDRTRVIYNADAQSESLTISNKSATYPYVVQSWIEDSTGRRITSPFMVLPPLQRIEPNERNIVRIVKLPGDALPTDRESVFYLNVREIPPKTDVQNAIQIALHSKIKLFYRPKGVQPQQDEDVSLPMTLRLDATHHKLVFDNPTPYHVTVVELAAGEEKKVLKFDAVMVEPKATAEVDFTGALPATLYVSHMNDWGGQNAVKYTCDASTCRSVQP; this is translated from the coding sequence ATGAAGCGACGCTTTCCTACCCATTTCTACCGGCTAGCCGGCATTGCCCTCACCCTGCAACTGTGTGCCGCCGCTCAAGCGGCCGTGGTGCCGGATCGCACCCGTGTCATCTATAACGCCGATGCGCAATCGGAAAGCCTGACCATCTCCAACAAGAGCGCAACGTACCCGTACGTCGTGCAATCGTGGATTGAAGACAGCACCGGCCGCCGTATCACCTCGCCGTTCATGGTGCTGCCACCGCTGCAACGCATTGAGCCAAACGAGCGCAACATCGTGCGCATCGTCAAGCTGCCGGGCGATGCGTTGCCTACCGATCGTGAATCGGTCTTCTACCTGAACGTGCGCGAGATCCCGCCCAAGACGGATGTGCAGAACGCCATCCAGATTGCGCTGCATTCCAAGATCAAACTGTTCTACCGCCCCAAGGGCGTGCAGCCTCAGCAGGATGAGGATGTGTCTTTGCCGATGACGCTGCGCCTGGATGCCACGCATCACAAACTGGTGTTCGACAACCCCACGCCTTACCACGTGACCGTGGTTGAGCTGGCCGCGGGCGAAGAGAAGAAGGTGTTGAAGTTCGACGCAGTGATGGTCGAACCCAAGGCCACCGCAGAGGTGGACTTCACGGGTGCATTGCCCGCTACGCTCTACGTATCGCACATGAATGACTGGGGCGGCCAGAACGCCGTCAAATACACGTGTGATGCCAGCACGTGCCGGAGCGTGCAGCCATGA
- a CDS encoding fimbria/pilus outer membrane usher protein, with amino-acid sequence MNFKLRVLCASIAGIWLAANARATEFNSSFLSIDGADDVNLTQFARADYTPPGTYLLDVVLNGQLLQRESIVFMQSPSDPGLSQACLPATLVDQFGLKPATRDALPSTHDGHCIDINAIDGTVVRHNKGKGQLLITVPQVALEYADPNYIPPQRWSDGIPGAMLDYRVIGTTQNAPGGSTNTLQAYGTLGANAGAWRLRGDYQAQTASGSAANFGGSSKTFQFNRLYAYRALPSIQSTVSLGQTYLNSDIFDTFALNGAAIQSDDRMLPPGMRGYAAPITGVARTYATVTVSQQGRVLYATRVPPGAFALQDFSANVQGTLDVTVQEEDGTEQRFTVTTAAVPFLAREGELRYKAATGQPRLFGGNGISPTFGFVEAAYGLPHELTVYGGAIGADGYTSVATGAGKNLGKFGAVSADVTFARARLWWTGNTQTGRSYRFNYAKHFDTLDSDLRFFGYRFSDSTYTSFPQFFGDPTAAGLAGSRQRVSVSLAKRLGNISTFVSIDHTSYWNRSSDDRLGLTLARTVSIGALRNVSLNVSAYHTRGVTGNGNQVFLAMTIPLGNRQVVSTSVTSSSTGGTSISTGYSGGNDQGLSYAAYAGTTDGRASFSANVRKQTSAVQVNAQASATGNAYSAASLELDGSLVATQYGVEPHAVGMNGDTRLLVSSDGVPDVAFSGSQARTDARGYAVIGSVAPFNPYDARVNTKAMSLETTVANPVQRVVLTDGAIGFLRFDATHGSNALVALTLPSGKEVPFGASVIDLTSGKELGIVGEHGVVYLAGIRPDTVLSVRQADQAVCNIGPLSQPLHLTPDPIPMSCVASAHPTPTPSS; translated from the coding sequence GTGAACTTCAAGCTACGGGTCCTCTGCGCCAGCATCGCAGGCATTTGGCTGGCCGCAAACGCTCGGGCCACGGAATTCAATTCGTCGTTCCTCAGCATCGACGGAGCGGACGACGTCAATCTCACACAGTTTGCGCGCGCCGATTACACGCCACCGGGCACGTACCTGCTGGATGTGGTGCTCAACGGCCAGCTGCTGCAACGCGAGAGCATCGTGTTCATGCAGTCACCGTCAGACCCTGGCCTGAGTCAGGCGTGCCTGCCCGCCACGCTGGTCGATCAATTCGGCTTGAAGCCCGCCACCCGAGACGCACTGCCCAGCACGCACGACGGCCATTGCATTGACATCAATGCCATCGATGGCACCGTTGTCCGGCACAACAAAGGCAAGGGTCAGCTCCTGATCACGGTGCCGCAAGTGGCGCTGGAATATGCAGACCCGAACTACATTCCGCCGCAGCGCTGGAGTGACGGCATTCCAGGCGCGATGCTCGACTATCGCGTCATCGGCACCACCCAAAACGCACCCGGCGGGTCTACCAACACGTTGCAGGCCTACGGCACCTTGGGCGCGAATGCCGGCGCCTGGCGCTTGCGGGGTGACTATCAAGCGCAAACAGCCTCGGGCTCGGCCGCCAACTTTGGCGGGTCGAGCAAGACGTTCCAGTTCAACCGGCTGTACGCCTACCGCGCGTTACCGAGCATCCAGTCAACGGTATCGCTCGGGCAGACGTACCTGAACTCCGACATTTTCGACACGTTCGCATTGAACGGTGCAGCCATCCAGAGCGACGACCGCATGCTGCCGCCCGGCATGCGCGGATACGCTGCGCCCATTACCGGCGTGGCGCGCACCTACGCCACGGTGACGGTGTCGCAGCAAGGGCGCGTGCTGTACGCCACACGTGTGCCACCCGGCGCATTTGCGCTGCAGGATTTTTCCGCCAACGTGCAAGGCACGCTGGACGTGACCGTGCAGGAAGAAGACGGTACGGAGCAGCGCTTTACCGTCACCACTGCGGCCGTGCCGTTTCTCGCCCGTGAAGGCGAGTTGCGCTACAAAGCCGCCACCGGCCAACCCCGCCTGTTTGGCGGCAATGGCATTTCACCCACCTTTGGCTTTGTCGAAGCCGCTTACGGCCTGCCCCATGAATTGACGGTGTACGGCGGCGCGATCGGGGCTGATGGCTATACGTCCGTGGCAACGGGGGCGGGCAAGAATCTCGGCAAGTTCGGCGCCGTCTCCGCAGACGTGACCTTCGCGCGTGCCCGCCTGTGGTGGACTGGCAATACACAAACAGGCCGGTCGTATCGCTTCAACTACGCCAAGCACTTCGACACGCTCGACTCGGACTTGCGCTTCTTTGGCTACCGCTTTTCCGACAGTACCTATACGAGTTTCCCTCAGTTCTTTGGAGACCCGACCGCCGCCGGGTTGGCTGGCAGCCGACAACGCGTTTCCGTATCGTTGGCTAAGCGCCTTGGCAATATCTCGACCTTCGTGTCAATTGACCACACGAGCTACTGGAACCGTTCGTCGGACGATCGTTTGGGTTTGACGCTGGCACGCACGGTGTCAATTGGCGCGCTGCGCAACGTTTCGCTCAACGTTTCTGCGTATCACACACGCGGTGTGACGGGCAACGGCAATCAGGTCTTTCTGGCGATGACGATTCCGCTGGGCAACCGGCAAGTGGTGTCCACCAGCGTGACCTCGTCCAGCACGGGCGGCACCAGCATCAGCACCGGCTACTCGGGTGGCAACGACCAGGGCTTGAGCTACGCCGCCTACGCGGGCACCACCGATGGCCGCGCATCGTTCAGCGCCAACGTGCGCAAGCAAACCAGCGCCGTGCAAGTCAACGCACAGGCTTCGGCCACGGGCAACGCTTACAGCGCGGCGTCGCTTGAACTGGATGGTTCATTGGTGGCCACCCAGTACGGCGTCGAACCACACGCAGTCGGCATGAACGGCGACACACGCCTGCTCGTGTCATCCGACGGCGTACCTGACGTGGCCTTCTCGGGCTCGCAAGCCAGAACGGATGCCCGCGGCTACGCCGTGATCGGCTCGGTGGCGCCGTTCAATCCGTATGACGCCCGCGTCAACACCAAAGCCATGTCACTGGAAACCACGGTGGCCAACCCTGTACAGCGCGTCGTCCTGACGGACGGCGCCATCGGCTTCCTGCGCTTTGACGCCACGCATGGAAGCAACGCCTTGGTTGCATTGACCTTGCCATCGGGCAAGGAAGTGCCGTTCGGGGCATCTGTCATCGACCTCACCAGCGGCAAGGAGCTGGGCATCGTTGGTGAACATGGCGTCGTCTATCTCGCGGGCATTCGCCCAGATACCGTGCTGTCAGTTCGACAAGCGGACCAAGCGGTCTGCAACATCGGCCCGCTCAGCCAGCCGCTCCACCTGACGCCAGACCCGATCCCGATGTCCTGCGTGGCGTCGGCCCACCCCACTCCGACACCCTCATCATGA
- a CDS encoding fimbrial protein codes for MKKAFAAAALAALSVSAFAAGNPGTITFNGEIVAGACGISPDTLDQTVPLGQVPAHVFAKLGDRSQAVPFNVQLTDCDTTTAKNAFFTFTGTADTVTPGLFATTGSAGHVGVRLQTAAGEYLNNGTEQKAPVVLSNGNNTIQFAAMYEATAATVTPGLANSVANFTVRYQ; via the coding sequence ATGAAAAAAGCATTTGCAGCTGCCGCTCTCGCAGCCCTTTCCGTTTCCGCCTTTGCCGCTGGCAACCCGGGCACCATCACCTTCAACGGTGAAATCGTTGCTGGCGCCTGCGGCATCAGCCCTGACACGCTGGATCAAACCGTGCCGCTGGGCCAAGTGCCGGCACACGTATTCGCCAAGCTGGGTGATCGCTCGCAAGCTGTGCCGTTCAACGTTCAGCTGACCGACTGCGATACAACCACCGCCAAGAACGCGTTCTTCACGTTCACTGGCACCGCCGACACCGTCACGCCGGGCCTGTTCGCCACCACCGGCAGCGCTGGCCACGTTGGCGTGCGTCTGCAGACCGCCGCCGGCGAATACCTGAACAACGGCACCGAGCAGAAGGCTCCGGTGGTGCTGTCCAACGGCAACAACACCATTCAGTTCGCAGCCATGTACGAAGCCACGGCCGCAACGGTCACGCCGGGTCTGGCCAACTCGGTGGCCAACTTCACGGTCCGCTACCAGTAA
- a CDS encoding response regulator transcription factor, with product MNTPIRVLLADDHPAVIAGVSAAIEQEHDIRISAAASSSTEIVAFLDHQPCDVLLTDYAMPGGDYGDGVPLLSFLSRRYPALRIVVLTMLDNPAILAGIVATGVHGVLSKSDDVEHIPLALRAAMQAQMYVSPTMQAIQKASRELQGPSSRPLTRREMEVVRLFVSGLSIGDIAQRLNRGKQTISTQKIMAMRKLGIEREADLFRYAIEMGLISSSASPSAYMDPLS from the coding sequence ATGAATACCCCAATCCGAGTGCTATTGGCCGATGATCATCCTGCCGTCATTGCTGGCGTGAGCGCAGCAATCGAGCAGGAGCACGACATCCGGATCAGTGCTGCAGCAAGCAGCTCGACCGAGATCGTGGCATTCCTGGACCACCAACCCTGCGATGTGTTGCTGACCGACTACGCCATGCCCGGCGGAGACTATGGAGACGGCGTTCCGCTGCTCTCGTTTCTCTCGCGCCGCTACCCGGCATTGCGCATCGTCGTCCTAACAATGCTGGACAACCCCGCCATCCTGGCTGGAATTGTTGCAACGGGTGTGCATGGTGTGTTGAGCAAATCCGATGACGTTGAACACATCCCACTTGCCCTGCGTGCGGCCATGCAAGCGCAAATGTACGTCTCGCCCACGATGCAGGCAATCCAGAAGGCGTCGCGCGAGCTGCAAGGACCAAGCTCGCGACCTCTGACACGCCGGGAGATGGAAGTCGTCCGCTTGTTTGTGTCGGGCCTGTCGATTGGGGACATTGCTCAACGTTTGAACCGGGGTAAACAAACCATCAGCACTCAGAAGATCATGGCCATGCGCAAACTGGGCATTGAGCGAGAAGCGGATTTGTTCCGCTACGCGATAGAGATGGGACTGATCTCGTCTTCTGCATCACCGTCGGCCTACATGGACCCGCTGTCATGA